A stretch of Microbulbifer bruguierae DNA encodes these proteins:
- a CDS encoding AraC family transcriptional regulator has translation MFSPRHLSSILAALALTVTGIAAGTVAGTAAAQSGDFPGGDLEDLKRDVLKLNRDLLVLEEDLLFPAQSQVAVYVSMDVGHFFDLDSVKLHIDNKLVETHLYTEHQKNALFRGGIQPLFKGNLKSGEHTITAFFTGTGPEQREFKRAATLDLKKTDEPAVIELRIADVAGKQQPEFTVVQWPAP, from the coding sequence ATGTTCTCCCCGCGCCACCTCAGCTCAATTCTCGCCGCACTCGCTCTCACTGTTACGGGTATTGCTGCGGGTACTGTTGCAGGCACTGCGGCCGCGCAGAGCGGTGACTTCCCCGGCGGCGATCTGGAGGACCTGAAGCGGGATGTATTGAAACTGAACCGCGATCTGCTGGTACTGGAGGAAGATCTGCTGTTCCCGGCCCAGAGTCAGGTTGCAGTCTATGTCTCCATGGATGTGGGCCACTTTTTTGATCTGGACTCGGTCAAACTGCATATCGACAACAAGCTGGTGGAAACCCACCTCTACACCGAACACCAGAAAAATGCCCTGTTCCGCGGCGGCATACAGCCACTGTTCAAAGGCAACCTGAAATCCGGCGAGCACACCATTACCGCCTTCTTCACCGGCACCGGCCCCGAACAGCGCGAATTCAAGCGCGCCGCCACCCTGGACCTGAAAAAAACTGACGAACCCGCGGTGATCGAACTGCGTATTGCCGATGTTGCCGGCAAGCAGCAGCCGGAATTTACCGTCGTGCAATGGCCCGCGCCCTGA
- a CDS encoding FAD:protein FMN transferase: MYLIRRILFLSTLLCATGASAEWHYDKQAIMGTEVHLQFWYEDAEKAQVINRAVMDEFRRIDAQLSPYKKNSELTQVNRQAGQKEIAISEELAEILDKSLWYSEKTGGAFDITFATLGSLYNFRTGRQADQKTTDTLLPAVNYRLIKLDRKNLTLEFGDPRTKIDLGGIAKGYAVDRAVAILQEHGVQNASVSAGGDARLLGDKRGKPWLIGIRHPRDKSKNAAVIPLENTAISTSGDYERFFIDDEDHRVHHIFNPATGKPAETDNSDDTADSDKLISVSVIGPAGFDTDPLSTSVFVLGKQEGMALIENLVGFEAIVIDSNHRMFFTKGLHQ; the protein is encoded by the coding sequence ATGTACCTGATTCGCCGGATTTTATTCCTCTCCACCCTGCTTTGCGCCACGGGTGCCAGTGCGGAGTGGCACTACGACAAGCAGGCCATTATGGGTACCGAGGTACACCTGCAATTCTGGTACGAGGATGCCGAAAAAGCGCAGGTCATTAACCGAGCGGTAATGGATGAATTCCGCCGCATCGACGCGCAGCTTTCTCCGTACAAGAAAAACAGTGAACTCACGCAGGTAAACCGGCAGGCAGGCCAGAAGGAAATAGCGATTTCCGAGGAACTGGCCGAGATCCTGGACAAATCCCTGTGGTACAGCGAAAAAACCGGCGGCGCCTTCGATATCACCTTTGCCACCCTGGGCAGCCTGTACAATTTCCGCACGGGTAGACAGGCAGACCAGAAAACCACCGACACTTTGTTGCCGGCGGTGAATTACCGGCTTATCAAGCTTGACCGCAAAAACCTGACCCTCGAATTTGGCGACCCGCGCACCAAAATTGACCTGGGCGGTATTGCCAAGGGGTATGCGGTGGACCGCGCTGTCGCAATTCTGCAAGAACATGGTGTGCAGAATGCCAGTGTCAGCGCCGGCGGTGATGCGCGGCTACTGGGCGACAAACGCGGCAAGCCCTGGCTGATCGGCATCCGCCACCCGCGGGACAAAAGCAAGAACGCGGCGGTGATCCCGCTGGAAAATACCGCGATCTCCACATCCGGGGATTACGAGCGCTTTTTTATCGACGATGAAGACCACCGGGTGCACCATATTTTCAACCCGGCCACCGGCAAGCCCGCGGAGACCGACAATAGTGACGATACCGCCGACAGCGACAAACTGATCAGTGTCAGTGTCATCGGCCCCGCAGGCTTCGATACCGACCCGCTGTCTACCAGTGTGTTCGTACTCGGAAAACAGGAAGGCATGGCACTGATTGAAAATCTGGTAGGCTTCGAAGCAATCGTCATTGACAGCAACCACCGGATGTTTTTTACCAAAGGATTGCACCAGTAA
- a CDS encoding general secretion pathway protein GspF, whose translation MSKKKHFELDQPLRHPDHHRPVSRRDFLGQGFRAGMATVLGGSVFSLFANPRMAQAALSPDLESMRTICGVSANGAGKIPFICFDLAGGANIAGSNVLVGKQGGQLDFLSTSGYNKQGLPGDMAPSVTDAAGNSFINTDLGLAFHSDSQMLRGILEKLAPGTAGAINGAVIPARSENDTGNNPHNPMYGINRAGANGSLLALIGSQTSESGGNSMAPMDLINPEVRPTKIDRPSDVTGLVDVGDLVGLLDQSDTVAVMESMYRISNAKLGKVNTSISNDAVIKDLVKCGYMKSADLADRFGNPSALDPALDPDIVGPAGVFSSEEFFGDREFQKTASTMKLVINGYAGAGTITMGGYDYHTGDRATGEIRDLRAGRCIGACLEYAAKIGQPLMIYVFSDGSVFSNGMIDDSAEGRGKGVWTGDNQQTAASYFLVYNPAGRPQLLGGTADEQARHQQLGYMRPSGDVETAGSPAANNVNQLVQTVVLNYMALHGEQGRFASLFPNHGLGNSTLMDSLTAFAPIR comes from the coding sequence ATGAGCAAGAAAAAACATTTCGAACTGGACCAGCCACTGCGCCACCCGGACCACCACCGCCCGGTAAGCCGACGGGATTTTCTCGGTCAGGGTTTTCGCGCGGGTATGGCTACGGTACTGGGCGGCTCGGTATTCAGCCTGTTTGCCAATCCGCGTATGGCCCAGGCCGCACTGTCTCCCGACCTGGAATCCATGCGAACCATTTGCGGGGTCAGCGCCAACGGCGCCGGCAAGATTCCGTTTATCTGTTTTGACCTTGCCGGGGGAGCCAACATCGCCGGCTCCAACGTGCTTGTCGGCAAGCAGGGCGGGCAGCTCGATTTTCTCAGTACGTCCGGCTATAACAAACAGGGCCTGCCCGGTGACATGGCACCCTCGGTCACCGATGCCGCCGGCAACTCCTTTATCAACACCGATCTCGGCCTCGCCTTCCACAGTGACAGCCAGATGCTGCGCGGCATTCTGGAGAAACTCGCACCGGGTACCGCCGGCGCCATCAATGGTGCCGTGATTCCAGCGCGCTCCGAGAACGACACCGGCAACAATCCGCACAACCCCATGTACGGTATCAACCGCGCCGGTGCCAACGGCTCGCTGCTCGCTCTGATCGGTTCCCAGACCAGCGAATCCGGTGGCAACTCCATGGCACCCATGGACCTTATCAATCCGGAGGTACGCCCGACCAAAATCGACCGCCCGTCGGATGTCACCGGCCTGGTCGACGTGGGCGACCTGGTGGGCCTGCTGGACCAGAGCGATACCGTCGCGGTAATGGAGTCCATGTACCGTATTTCCAATGCCAAGCTCGGCAAGGTCAACACCAGCATCAGTAACGACGCGGTGATCAAGGATCTGGTGAAGTGCGGCTACATGAAAAGCGCCGACCTCGCCGACCGCTTTGGCAACCCCAGCGCCCTGGATCCGGCGCTGGACCCGGACATTGTGGGCCCCGCCGGCGTGTTCTCGTCGGAAGAATTTTTTGGCGATCGCGAATTCCAGAAGACCGCCTCCACCATGAAACTGGTGATCAATGGTTATGCCGGTGCCGGCACCATCACCATGGGTGGATACGACTACCACACCGGCGACCGCGCCACCGGCGAGATCCGCGACCTGCGCGCCGGGCGCTGTATCGGCGCCTGCCTGGAATACGCAGCTAAGATAGGGCAACCGCTGATGATCTATGTATTCAGCGATGGTTCGGTGTTCAGTAATGGCATGATCGACGACTCCGCAGAAGGGCGCGGCAAAGGCGTGTGGACCGGAGACAACCAGCAGACTGCTGCCTCCTACTTCCTGGTTTACAATCCCGCAGGACGCCCGCAGTTGCTGGGCGGTACTGCCGATGAGCAGGCGCGGCACCAGCAGCTTGGCTATATGCGCCCCTCCGGCGACGTGGAAACCGCGGGCAGCCCCGCGGCAAACAATGTGAACCAGCTGGTGCAGACCGTGGTGCTGAACTATATGGCGCTGCACGGAGAGCAGGGGCGCTTTGCCAGCCTGTTCCCCAATCACGGTCTCGGCAATAGCACCCTGATGGACAGTCTGACCGCATTTGCGCCCATCAGATAA